GCAAGTTTGGAAGTCCCACTAGATACGTTTGTTGCGCAACAGCGCGAAGAAGCTAAAAGCAAACCCTCCAGCAATAGGAACTCACTCTGGAGAGGCCTTTCGAAGCGTTTGAGTGCGTTCCGCGAACGACAGGCAGACAGAAGCGAGCGCAGGAAGATGGTCAAACAGCCTGAACCACCCACCACTACGACCGCTGACCCGAACGATGAGGAGGGGTATGATTCGAACGAAATAGTCGAGTACTACCAGCAGGATGTGGGTCGAGTCCTCTACCGAATGGCTAACGGGCGGCTTCTGGAGGAACCGCAGCGTCTACATCTTCGCCGCAGTGCTGAAGGTGATGAAGACTCCGACACACCGCAACGCAAAAGAAGACTCAATCGGCTGTCCAACCGAACGCACCGAAGACGTAAGCCTGCCAAACACAACTCACTGCCCGAACCGAAGACTCCAGAAACTAGCAACGACGCCGGAAAGCCTGTGATCAATATCGGTACGTTCCGGTTGGCGGATACGTACGATGGTGGAGCCGCTGCCGCGTTGGAAAACACTGGAGCCGCCCGGACCGTATCAGGCACTGGGCCCTCGGACATGGACAGCTACATCCTGCAGAAGGTCCGTGAGTACTGCAGCACGTCTTGCGCATCCGGCAAATCGGCGGCCCCAGTTATCATCGTGCCGGAAAAGCCCTCTTACCACGTGGCGTACGCACCCGCTGCCGTTGCAGCGGCTGCGAACGAACCGATCGTGGGTAGTAGCAAACAACTCATCGTACAGCCTCCCTCCACGTACGAAGCCGCAACAACGTCTGCCCCGAAATCGGCCAACCCACCCGCCTGCCCCACCAAGATCGTCAAGTGCATCCCGAAGGCGTTGGCCAGCGGTAGCAAACGATCGCGCAAAACCGACCCATCGAACGATCAGCAGGCGGAGGACAAAGAGTCCAACCCGCTGGTTTCGCTGGCAAGAGGAAGTATGACACCGTAGCCGTGTGCCCGGATTGGCCGTATGTGTGGGCTGTGTGTTTTAACATGACCTTACTCCTAACTCCTTTTTACAGTGCACCGTTACCGTTTCAAACCGTTTGGACGACTGTTTAGACCGTTCGCATTGCTGTAATAGACTGTGGTAGACAGGGTCCCTGCATCCGAGCACTCGTACTGCCCTCTTCTCTCGTCGTTCGCGTGACCTGTGCCAGTTCCCTCTGcttacagcaacaacagaccCAGCGCGTAGCGTTAGATTAAGAgttccattttgtgtgttcccGCCGTTCGGGTTCGAAGTAATCGTGGGTCGAAGGAAGAGAATGAATGTGTTCTGTGCCTCTCGAATTAATGCTAGAATAAATGTGGCTAATGTTGTCCTGGCTGTCCCGTACAGGACGTTCGGATGATTGAAGTGCCATTTCTCACCAAACCAAACtaatgatttgtttctttctctctctctcttccccATACTTGAACGACCCCGATGACTGGCCCTCTTTTGCTTACTTCCGTTCGCTGTCCACCCTCCCCCACGCTGCACTAGTCCGCAAGAATCAATTGTCCGTGCCGTGCGAAATTTGGTGTTCGATCGAAACAATCCGCGCATGATGGATCCGTTCGGTGGAAAGAAACCGACCGACAATGCGATCGATCGTCGCCGGCAGCGCCAAGATTTGCGCCGccgaatgcaaaacaaacccgaAACACGGCCCATCGAAGCGTTCAAGAATGCGATCACTTCGATCCGGCAGCGGGTAATGCCCGCCCCCACGACGACGCCCGCCCCACCCACGGTGCCCAACAAACGGCAGCGAGCAGGACGCACCCGACGCACCAAGAGCGGTATGGTAGCCGCTCCACTCGCTACGCCAGCTCcggcaccagcaccaccggtCCCAGCGCCGATCGATTGTGCCGAGTGCCGGCGGCTGTGCAATGCCCGGGGACGCGCAAGATCGCGCCCGTTGAATGCACTGCGGCGGGCCGGAAGCGGTGCAACGGTTGCTGCACCGTCCGACGGTGATATTGTGGCGAGCGCCGGACCGGCAGACGGGAGACCGTTGGAAAATCTGTGGAACAGTTTCTTTGGGCCCTCCGATGGAATGGTTGCCAGCGCCGGCCCGGATGCACAAGGTCCGAAGATGTTCGACAATCTGCTGCAGTTCTTGAGCGTACCCGAAGAAATGGTATCGTCGGCGAAGGGCCAGGATGGAAGGGGCTTGACCTTGTGGGACATGTTTTTTGAACCGCACGAAGCCGGCGCAGACAATGTAGGGGCGGCTAGAAAATATGACGACGAAAATTTGCCCTACTGTGAGGATATTGCCGGGTAAATGGGGTCGCGATCGGACGACCACGAGCGTTTTGGAAATGAATGTGCGGTGACGAATGTGTGCAAGTTGTTAATATAATacattaaattgtttaaacaaaGCTACCATTTGCGTCGTTGATCACTTTGTATGTATCTTTGGTATGGTATGTACAACAAATGTTttctattattatatttaatgtgagaaaaaaatgacacattTAAGTTTATTTCAGACAAGAGAGATATCACACTCTAATTAAGTTATTCATGGGTTAAACCATACATGTTTTAACATAGAATGTGAcgttgttgtttgtaaaaaaatccaTAGCAAATAGAGTATGAGCTGTGCCCTCATATAACTATAGTGTACCGTATTCTATTACGAATTCAGGCAGGCTCCAGTGGGATGGTCAATTTGTGAGAAATTTTCCGAATAGCCAAGGCTCTGAAATCCTTTCAGGAGAGAGAAGGTTGATAGGTCCAAATTAAAGTGCGATTGATATGAccactagaactaccaagaTAATGCAGATGGCGATGTTTGACCGTGAGCAGTTTGAAGGACTTCTGCAGCAACAGACCAAGCCCACTCAGTAGTTGTAATGCCTGATTCGAATACAATAACTATTATCTTAAAATAAGTAAGCAAATGTCGAAACAAATTTCCTGACTCAGACCGCTTAAGAAGGAGAAATGCCTAATCGTTGATAGAGATGAATAATTATGTGAGCTGTTGTGATAAGTAAAGGAAATACGAGTAATGGTAAAGGTACAAGAGAATGGGAGTTAAGTATGGTCTAGGGTTGTTTCTATAAAACCTAATCAATTGACAACTATGCTCATAACTGTTGTTGGACTAGTGAGAGACACTTACACTTTGTAAAGTACGGTGGATCTTGGCTGTGAAAGATCAGATCACCAAAGATGCCGTAGTACGCATGATCGGATGAGCTGGCCATTGAGCAAACACACAGGAGTTTTTCTGCGCTTAAACTTTCTCCTTAGTTTGATTATATTTTGCCACTGATAATAGGGGTTGATCTCCATTTATTATGCGTATTAACGAAGACTTTCGTTAAGATAGGTAATTTCAACCACATCACTAACAGGTTCCGATGTAATGATGTACAACACTTAATGCTGCATAAGGTGTGTGGGTTTATTAACAAAAACTTcaacaaattaaacacatttacaaaatcgaaacaaaaaaatagttcaatttttattgcttacTTCTACGCCTATATTTACAACACAAGGAGTAACACTCCCGTCAACCGATGTTTCATGATTGCTAAATAAACCCGCAGTACTTCAGAAGTTTGCGCATCTTCAGCGGGAATTTCCTACGACCGGATTCGTGCAGCTCCTGCGGCAGATAGATCAAACCCTGGCACACGTTCTTGGTCGGTATCCGCAACTGTCCCTGGTGTCGCCAGTTCCGGTGTTGCTGTTCAGCAGCGGGCGAGAAGAAATTCTTCCGTGCCTTGGGCAATGCCGCCCGACCAGCACCAGGAACGGGGGCCGTTATTACGGCGTGTTTGATCGATGGTAAAATTCCCGGATTCGCTTCGTACACGTCGTGGAATGGGTAGCGCGAGAAGGACACCATCAGCGGGTAGAATGCGCGGTCGGATTTATAATCTAGTGCGGGCCACCGTGCAATGGCATTGCAGGATACGCTAGCCTCGGCAAGCAACACATGTCCAGGAGCTGGAAGGCTTGCGAGCACCGCCAGCAACCGTAACAGTGCTGTCCAATGTTGTGACGATCGTCTCGTGCGGTGATTAGAACAGCTAGACGCGCACATTGTGAAACTGCTTCGTTTACCGACTTCCGCACAACCGGATAGTCTAAGCTACGTCGTTCGTCTAGTCACCTTTTCCGCGAACACTCACTTTCCACGGCACGACGGCACACGGCGGAATCGGAAGTGAAATGTTTGCTGAAGATGGCTCGGGTGAGCCCACCGTCACCGGCTGGACATTGACATTGAACCGCGGCATGTACGGTGAAACCTGGTTTAGCGCCGTCTGGCACGTTTTATTGACACTTTGCCGCCTAGCAGTGGGAAGTGTGTACGCTACTGGGCGGTGGAAATACAGTacggctttttttgtttttagttaattACATGTACGGGCAGCATAGCTTccttaaataaaactatataaAGCTAGCAAAACACGTccgaaaatttatttcaacgCTCAATTAATGAAGGTGTGCTTGCATTTGTGCATGtggtaaaatgaaattaaaaattaggATTGTATTTTAACTTACAAAACATTGCACTttgccaaattatgcatttaaCAAAATGAGTGtattttaaaatggttttaacaaataataacaaacgtTCGCAATTTCTTCTCACTCTCCTATCTTTATTATTGTAACGCTAAAACAACTCACaacagtttatttattttcaaaacaatagAGCTACTTGAGCTGGacaaatttattacttttgtttaATGAAACTACAGCTCGCTTTAGCTTAAGGTGACAAATGTGTTTGCTGGTGAATGCAGAGAAATGATCGTGAAATTTTGATTAGACACTTTAACAATGTTTCTTAATTTATATCAAGAAAAATATGCCAATAAGCTAATATAACTTGAAAGCAATAA
This region of Anopheles marshallii chromosome 2, idAnoMarsDA_429_01, whole genome shotgun sequence genomic DNA includes:
- the LOC128709302 gene encoding uncharacterized protein LOC128709302; this encodes MCASSCSNHRTRRSSQHWTALLRLLAVLASLPAPGHVLLAEASVSCNAIARWPALDYKSDRAFYPLMVSFSRYPFHDVYEANPGILPSIKHAVITAPVPGAGRAALPKARKNFFSPAAEQQHRNWRHQGQLRIPTKNVCQGLIYLPQELHESGRRKFPLKMRKLLKYCGFI